A stretch of Brassica napus cultivar Da-Ae chromosome C6, Da-Ae, whole genome shotgun sequence DNA encodes these proteins:
- the LOC106402325 gene encoding LOW QUALITY PROTEIN: adenylylsulfatase HINT1 (The sequence of the model RefSeq protein was modified relative to this genomic sequence to represent the inferred CDS: inserted 1 base in 1 codon): MMWLEIIGWNKKQNGGMKWLQRRGCYMNHRVALLSSHFSPFSVVMASEKEAALAAIPSDSPTIFDKIISREIPHHVVYEDDNVLAFRDIRPQGPIHILVIPKVKDGLTGLSKAEENHXDILGRLLYVAKLVAKQEGLDDGFRIVINDGPQGCQAVYHIHVHVIGGRQMNWPPG, translated from the exons ATGATGTGGCTGGAGATCATTGGTTGGAATAAAAAACAGAATGGCGGGATGAAGTGGTTGCAGCGACGTGGATGCTACATGAACCATCGTGTTGCGTTGCTCTCTTCTCATTTCTCACCCTTCTCCGTCGTTATGGCTTCCGAGAAAGAGGCTGCTCTAGCCGCCATTCCTTCCGATTCTCCGACCAT TTTTGACAAGATCATCAGCAGAGAAATTCCACACCACGTGGTTTATGAGGATGACAAT GTCTTAGCATTTAGGGACATAAGGCCCCAGGGACCCATTCACATCCTTGTCATACCAAAAGTGAAGGATGGCTTAACTGGTCTCTCTAAG GCTGAGGAGAATC TCGACATCTTGGGCCGCCTTCTCTACGTTGCCAAGCTTGTAGCAAAACAAGAAGGCCTAGATGACGGTTTCAGAATTGTGATCAATGATGGTCCACAAGGCt GTCAAGCGGTGTATCACATTCATGTTCATGTTATTGGAGGACGCCAAATGAACTGGCCTCCTGGATAA